From the Longimicrobium sp. genome, the window TCGGCCAGATCGCCCGCCGCAGCGCCATCAGCTCGCGCTTGATGTCGTGCAGGCGGTGGATGCAGGCGTGGCTGGGGCGCGACACGATGTCGTCCTCCAGCGCCTCGAGCTCGTCGACGTACTCCTCCACCACGGGGAAGTAGTTGTCGATGATCGCGTCGAGCAGCGAGTACGCCATGTAGTCGGCGCCGCAGGAACGGATCTTCTGGTGCCCGGCCCGCAGCCGGCCGCGCACCTCGTCGAACACGTCGCCCGGGTGCTCCTGGAAGGTGACGACGAAGTCCGCGCCCAGGAACAGCCCCACCTGCTCCAGCTCCAGCGCGGGCACGCGCCGGGCCATCTTCACCACGATGAAGAGGTGCCCCTCGTACGGCTCCACCTTGGGGCGCTGCTTGACGTGCATCACGTCTTCCAGCGCCAGCCGGTGCAGCCCGAAGGCGTCGCCGATGGCCTGCACCGTCCCGGCGTGGTCCACGCCGTCGACGTTCACCCACATCACCGGGTAGCGGCCGCGCATCCGCGCCAGCCCGGGAAGGTCGTTGGCGTCGAACTCGGTGATCTCGTGCGGCCCGAAGCCGAACACGCTCACCCGCGGTGCCGTGGCCCCCGGCATCGACTCCAGCGTCCCCGGCGCGGAGCCGGGCGGCGGGCGCATCCCGCGCTCCAGCGCGGGGGCCACGCCCTCGAGCGCGGCGTTCACCGGCAGCCGCAGCAGGTCGCGCCGCTTCACGCCGCCTCCTCGGTCTCCAGAGCGCCCGCGGCGACTTCCGCCACCGTCTGCGTCCGCGCCTTCTCCAGCCGCGCCACGCGCCTGGAGAACTGCGACAGCGCGAAGTCGGTGAACTCCTCCATCCGCAACCCGAACGGCGGCACGTCGTACGCGGCGAAGACCTCGGCCACGATTCCCAGCGCGGGCTGCAGCAGCTCGTTCAGCCGCGATTCGATCGTCTCCCACACGGCGTCGCCGTGCTCGGCCAGGAGGCGCGAGAGGAGGTAGACGCCGTACGCGATGTGGCGCGACTCGTCGCGCTTGACGTCCACGAGCGCCGCGCACAGGCCGGGCATCAGGCCGTTGGCGGCAAGCGACTCGTGGTAGCTGTGGTAGCCCGTCTCGGC encodes:
- the corA gene encoding magnesium/cobalt transporter CorA, which produces MKRRDLLRLPVNAALEGVAPALERGMRPPPGSAPGTLESMPGATAPRVSVFGFGPHEITEFDANDLPGLARMRGRYPVMWVNVDGVDHAGTVQAIGDAFGLHRLALEDVMHVKQRPKVEPYEGHLFIVVKMARRVPALELEQVGLFLGADFVVTFQEHPGDVFDEVRGRLRAGHQKIRSCGADYMAYSLLDAIIDNYFPVVEEYVDELEALEDDIVSRPSHACIHRLHDIKRELMALRRAIWPMREALGVLLRDPCDLVKDETLVYLRDCQDHCFQIVDLVENFREVAGSLTDLYISTVGNRTNEIMKVLTIFAAIFIPLSFITGVYGMNLAHPERAPHPFYWTWSFASMVMGMIALGLLYFFYRRGWIGSRG